A DNA window from Comamonas sp. 26 contains the following coding sequences:
- a CDS encoding DUF4148 domain-containing protein — translation MSKSRFFISSTLASAAAAIVLALPGIASAGYEHPANNERGVIVHPEHFVSQKTRAQVIAETETAMKQGRLSYGESNYPTQVPSVGSSKTRAEVINELLRESPSEREARLQSMAR, via the coding sequence ATGTCTAAAAGCCGATTCTTCATCTCTTCCACACTGGCAAGTGCTGCAGCAGCCATTGTCCTAGCGCTTCCGGGTATTGCCTCAGCAGGCTACGAGCATCCGGCAAATAATGAACGAGGCGTGATCGTGCATCCAGAGCATTTCGTGAGCCAAAAAACCCGAGCTCAAGTCATCGCAGAAACTGAAACTGCGATGAAACAGGGTCGCCTGTCGTACGGCGAAAGCAACTATCCAACCCAGGTACCTAGCGTGGGCTCTAGCAAAACACGCGCAGAAGTAATCAATGAACTGCTGCGTGAATCACCTTCAGAGCGTGAGGCCCGTCTCCAATCTATGGCGCGCTAA
- a CDS encoding chromate transporter: MTNPGPIVSTPVFNGFLVHGFRGVVEAAAATFCIASCSRWFYLRISRNMEKKPGFIAIVRGITAAAIGKIIGAVAVIAQRSITDGIAAAISIISTVTQWKLQTKLPGPVIVAAASVVGLVIYQLDH, from the coding sequence ATGACCAACCCTGGACCTATTGTCAGTACGCCAGTGTTTAATGGCTTTCTCGTGCACGGTTTCAGAGGCGTGGTCGAGGCGGCTGCGGCGACTTTCTGCATTGCCTCTTGTTCACGTTGGTTCTATCTCCGTATTTCAAGAAATATGGAAAAAAAGCCAGGCTTCATCGCCATTGTTCGTGGGATTACTGCTGCAGCGATAGGAAAAATCATCGGTGCAGTTGCAGTCATTGCGCAGCGATCAATTACAGACGGGATCGCCGCTGCAATTTCTATCATTTCTACAGTAACTCAGTGGAAACTTCAAACAAAGCTCCCAGGGCCAGTCATCGTCGCAGCAGCTTCAGTTGTTGGCCTTGTCATCTATCAACTAGATCATTGA
- a CDS encoding TolC family protein: MSPIFLRAASLAAVFLPAVAAAESISFDQAISLAVQRSEAARAAQAAMQGSVHSIQAAGQLPDPMLRAGIDNFPVTGSDRFSGTRESMTMKRIGVSQEWLSADKRAAREGAARARADRDAVQKDIAEAEARLQASMAYVDAWFATEALKLTTQTEHHLHEELNAAKSRIAAATGNSAEALQLLSAKGIAEDESEEVRQQQSAAMVSLQRWIGVLPDALNKPPTFPVPEERDYVARYPAVAGLKSDVEIARQNANVAAKERSPNWTWEVSYGQRTGYSDLVSVGVSIPLQIAPSQRQDRETSAKLSMVDKAEADLTEGMRAAMADYRTLTSDAARLQQRIERYQGSVVTPARQRTSAALAAYRSNQLALTAVFEARHAEVEAQRKLLALQRDLVRTQAQLNLKPIAQGGAQ; encoded by the coding sequence ATGTCCCCTATTTTTTTGCGAGCGGCCTCCCTGGCTGCCGTCTTTCTGCCGGCCGTTGCTGCTGCAGAATCGATTTCATTCGACCAGGCAATAAGCTTGGCCGTCCAACGCTCCGAAGCAGCCCGCGCAGCCCAGGCGGCGATGCAAGGCTCTGTCCATTCCATCCAGGCTGCGGGTCAGCTGCCAGACCCCATGCTGCGGGCCGGCATCGACAATTTCCCGGTTACCGGCTCAGACCGCTTCAGCGGTACCCGTGAGTCCATGACAATGAAGCGCATCGGTGTCAGCCAGGAGTGGCTCTCCGCCGATAAACGAGCCGCGCGCGAAGGTGCGGCTCGTGCAAGAGCCGACCGCGACGCCGTACAAAAAGACATTGCCGAAGCCGAGGCTCGCCTGCAGGCCAGCATGGCGTATGTCGATGCTTGGTTCGCCACTGAAGCACTCAAGCTAACCACCCAGACCGAACATCACTTGCACGAGGAGCTGAATGCGGCAAAAAGCCGCATAGCAGCTGCCACAGGCAACAGCGCAGAAGCGTTGCAACTCCTATCCGCCAAAGGGATTGCAGAGGATGAAAGTGAAGAGGTTCGCCAACAGCAGTCTGCAGCCATGGTCAGTCTGCAACGCTGGATCGGCGTTCTTCCCGACGCTCTCAACAAGCCACCGACCTTCCCGGTTCCCGAGGAGCGGGACTACGTGGCGAGATATCCAGCCGTCGCTGGCTTAAAAAGCGACGTCGAAATTGCTCGCCAGAATGCGAACGTCGCAGCCAAAGAGCGCTCTCCCAACTGGACCTGGGAAGTTTCCTACGGCCAGCGCACTGGCTATTCCGATTTGGTTTCAGTCGGCGTCAGCATCCCGCTCCAAATCGCACCAAGCCAGCGCCAAGACCGCGAAACCTCGGCCAAGCTGTCCATGGTGGACAAAGCAGAGGCTGACCTGACGGAGGGAATGCGCGCAGCCATGGCCGATTACCGCACCTTGACTAGCGACGCCGCGCGCCTGCAGCAGCGTATCGAGAGATACCAAGGCTCCGTAGTGACTCCGGCCAGACAGCGCACTTCCGCCGCCCTGGCAGCCTACCGCTCAAATCAATTGGCCCTGACCGCCGTGTTTGAGGCACGACATGCCGAGGTCGAAGCTCAGAGAAAACTCCTCGCACTGCAGCGTGATTTGGTACGTACGCAGGCCCAACTAAACCTCAAACCCATCGCTCAGGGAGGTGCCCAATGA
- a CDS encoding efflux RND transporter periplasmic adaptor subunit, with the protein MKRTALVTSLVTAGVLLAAGGFFIGRLTSEGAAPQAVAASESKAPTGERKVLYWHDPMVPGPRFDKPGKSPFMDMQLVPVYADEANDTGVKVSSTVQQNLGIRTATVKRADIGASFDAVGTVQFDERLSVAVQTRVAGYVEHLAVRAPMDQVRKGQALATIFAPEWLGPQNELLALKRSGVPLELITATRERMRAMSIPAELVRKSEETGVAQARYTLQAPVNGVVTELGVRDGAQVSPGLTLFRISGLEKVWAVAEVPEAQAVRLTRGQKVKAVLQADASQTFEGELKEILPQVNANTRTLQARFEVDNRSGKLIPGLLLRLQVGDAPASRLVLPAEAVIRTGTRALVIVRKESGNFEPREIKLGEDLGDQLEVLQGLREGEEVIASGQFLVDSEARLKSALGAMDADQSQPSSAATTEAPGIYRAEGKVESIDDDGITISHGPVPKLKWPAMTMSFGKADSMTLTGLKPGNLVRFEFRKGGPLDWEVVSVQKSGSDAGTTGGAK; encoded by the coding sequence ATGAAGCGCACAGCACTGGTCACTTCATTGGTTACGGCAGGCGTACTGCTGGCAGCCGGTGGCTTCTTTATTGGCCGCTTGACCTCCGAAGGCGCTGCCCCCCAGGCCGTAGCCGCCTCGGAATCCAAGGCTCCCACAGGCGAGCGCAAGGTCCTCTACTGGCATGACCCCATGGTGCCGGGACCTCGCTTTGACAAGCCAGGCAAGTCGCCATTCATGGACATGCAACTGGTGCCCGTCTATGCGGACGAAGCCAATGACACGGGCGTCAAAGTCAGTTCTACGGTGCAGCAGAACCTTGGCATTCGGACCGCGACGGTCAAGCGAGCCGACATCGGCGCGTCGTTCGACGCCGTTGGAACGGTGCAGTTCGATGAGCGTCTGAGCGTCGCCGTTCAGACCCGTGTTGCCGGCTATGTCGAGCATTTGGCTGTGCGCGCTCCCATGGATCAGGTTCGCAAAGGTCAGGCTTTGGCCACCATTTTTGCGCCCGAGTGGCTGGGGCCACAAAACGAACTGCTCGCACTCAAGCGTTCAGGTGTGCCCCTGGAACTTATTACGGCAACCCGTGAGCGCATGCGCGCCATGTCCATCCCCGCAGAACTGGTACGCAAGAGTGAGGAAACCGGGGTCGCCCAAGCTCGCTATACCTTGCAGGCTCCGGTAAATGGCGTGGTGACGGAACTTGGTGTGCGAGATGGAGCCCAGGTGTCACCTGGCCTTACGTTGTTCCGTATCTCCGGCCTAGAGAAGGTCTGGGCCGTGGCTGAAGTGCCGGAAGCACAAGCCGTACGTCTGACGCGTGGCCAGAAGGTCAAGGCCGTTCTGCAAGCCGATGCATCCCAAACCTTCGAAGGCGAGTTGAAGGAAATCCTGCCACAGGTCAACGCCAACACGCGCACCCTGCAAGCCCGATTCGAGGTCGATAACCGCAGCGGCAAACTGATACCCGGGTTGCTGCTGCGCCTGCAGGTCGGCGACGCTCCAGCCTCACGCCTGGTCCTGCCTGCCGAAGCCGTCATCCGTACCGGCACCCGTGCATTGGTCATCGTCCGCAAGGAGTCTGGCAACTTCGAGCCTCGGGAAATCAAGCTGGGCGAGGACTTGGGTGATCAGTTGGAGGTGCTGCAAGGCTTGCGCGAAGGCGAAGAAGTGATTGCCAGCGGCCAATTCCTGGTGGACTCGGAAGCGCGGCTCAAGTCAGCCCTGGGAGCCATGGACGCCGATCAATCCCAGCCTTCTTCCGCTGCGACCACCGAAGCCCCTGGTATCTACCGCGCCGAGGGCAAGGTGGAAAGCATCGATGACGACGGGATCACGATCTCGCATGGTCCCGTACCCAAACTCAAGTGGCCCGCCATGACAATGAGCTTTGGCAAGGCCGACTCGATGACGCTCACGGGTTTGAAGCCAGGAAATCTGGTGCGCTTCGAGTTCCGAAAAGGCGGGCCCCTAGATTGGGAAGTCGTCTCCGTGCAGAAAAGCGGCAGCGACGCAGGAACCACCGGAGGCGCCAAGTGA
- a CDS encoding DMT family transporter: MNVLANRGVVAALGAAVLFGAGTPAVKMLLEHASPWLMAGILYLGSGIGLLIYRLITKAPAVALKRHEMGWLAGAVVAGGMMGPLLLMTGLSGMAATDASLLLNAEGVLTAVLAWFVFKENFDHRIALGMVAIVAGAVVLSWPSQTGTASLWPTLAVLGACLSWAIDNNLTRKVSIADASFIAMMKGLAAGATNLLLALATGAVWPSPGVVALGAVIGFLSYGTSLVLFVIALRYLGTARTGAYFSIAPFFGAVLAIAFLGEPASPRLLVAGVLMGIGVWLHLTETHQHEHTHELLEHSHEHEHDEHHQHVHADGSMPTGKHAHLHTHEPTTHNHEHFPDFHHQHEHKH; encoded by the coding sequence ATGAATGTTTTGGCAAACCGTGGAGTTGTCGCGGCACTCGGCGCGGCAGTTCTATTTGGAGCAGGTACACCAGCAGTCAAGATGCTGCTGGAGCATGCCAGTCCCTGGTTGATGGCAGGCATTCTCTACCTCGGCTCTGGTATCGGCTTGCTGATCTACAGGCTGATTACGAAAGCTCCTGCAGTCGCCCTGAAGCGGCATGAGATGGGATGGCTTGCCGGAGCCGTTGTAGCAGGCGGCATGATGGGGCCGCTGCTTTTGATGACAGGCTTGTCTGGGATGGCTGCGACCGACGCATCTCTGCTGCTCAACGCCGAGGGCGTACTGACAGCCGTTCTCGCGTGGTTTGTTTTCAAAGAAAACTTTGATCACCGTATCGCCTTGGGGATGGTGGCAATTGTTGCTGGTGCGGTAGTGCTCAGCTGGCCAAGCCAAACGGGCACTGCCAGCCTCTGGCCCACGCTTGCAGTGCTCGGCGCTTGTCTGTCCTGGGCCATTGACAACAATCTGACTCGTAAGGTATCGATTGCGGATGCCTCATTCATTGCAATGATGAAGGGCCTGGCTGCCGGCGCTACCAATTTGCTGTTGGCTCTGGCGACTGGCGCAGTCTGGCCGTCACCAGGAGTCGTGGCTTTGGGGGCGGTGATTGGCTTCCTGAGCTATGGCACGAGCTTGGTCTTGTTCGTGATCGCCTTGCGCTATCTGGGTACAGCTCGCACAGGGGCGTATTTCTCCATCGCGCCGTTTTTTGGAGCCGTGCTGGCCATTGCTTTCTTGGGAGAGCCTGCATCGCCTCGATTGCTCGTTGCTGGCGTTTTGATGGGTATCGGGGTCTGGCTACACCTTACTGAAACCCATCAGCACGAGCACACCCATGAGTTGCTAGAACATAGTCATGAACATGAACATGATGAGCATCATCAGCATGTCCACGCGGACGGGTCGATGCCAACGGGTAAGCATGCACATTTGCACACTCATGAGCCTACGACGCACAACCATGAGCATTTCCCAGATTTCCATCATCAGCACGAACACAAACACTGA